ATTTGTTGTTTTCTTCACCTTCATAAAATACCAGTAAAGCTCTAGGATCATTGATGGTCCCAAAATTGGTTTGTCTGCTTAACGGTTCGTTCTGATAATCGTTTATAGAATAGGTGCCTAGAAAATTAAGGTGGAATTTTTTTGAAAAGCGGTAAGTTAAATAACTCTGTACATCTACAAACGTGGGCGTTAAATTCGTTTCTGTTTGTTGACTGTTCACAAATAGGCTATTATCCCTGTAGCGAACTCCTGTAATGCTTGTAAATCTTTTGTTCTTGGATGCGGTTTCTAAAGTGGTACTTGCTCCAAGAAGGCTTGCATCCACTCGCAATCCAAAACCAACAGGATTTTTATAAGTGATGTCCAGAACCGAAGATAAGCGGTCACCATACTTTGCCTGAAACCCACCTGCAGAGAATTCCAGTTCAGAAATCAAATCGCTGTTTACAAAACTTAATCCTTCTTGTTGTGCGGAACGCACTAAAAAAGGACGGTATACCTCTATTCCGTTGACGTAGACCAGATTCTCGTCAAAATTACCACCGCGCACATTGTATTGCGTGCTCAACTCATTGTTAAAAGATACCCCGGGCAACAGCTTAAGAATGTTTTCTATTCCAGCATTAGCTCCTGGAATATTCCTGATAATTTCTGGAGGAATCGTAGTGATACCCTCCACACTTTTTTTTCCTGTAGGGGAAACTTCTACACCAGCAACCTGAATTACTGTCGCTTTCATCACAGGATTAAACTCAAAGGTTTCGTTTGTGGTCAAGACCAGGTTTTTCAAAACAATATCCTTGTGTCCAAGATGGGAAAATGTGATGGTGTTATTAATATCTGCGGTCAATTCAAGCAAGAAATACCCGTTTGCACTGGTGGTAGTGCCTATTTTTCCTGTTGATATGTTTACATCTGATAGTGGTTTGTTATTCTCGTCCAAAACCGTACCGACCAAATTGGCGGTTTGCGCCGTACCGGCAACCATCCAAAAAAAGAAGAAAATTACAGGTAGAGGTTTTGGATGGATCAAATACACTATTTTCTAAAAAAAGTAGATTTAAAAGTACTCGTATTGCCAACATTATCGGTAACAATGACCTTTAGGTCACATTGGGTCTTGTTCAATATCTTGTCGTCAAAATTGTAGGTGAGCGTTTTTGTTTTAGGCTCATATTCCATAAGAATCCATTCACCGTTCAATGTGGCATTATATGTTTTAACCCCGCTTAAGTCATCTGCAATTTCCAAGCTTAGATAACTGTAATTGCTCAACCATTGTTTTTCTTTAAAATTTCTCGCCTTGATTGTTGGTGGTACGCTGTCCTTGGCAAGAGTATAGGTGCCAAATGTTTTGGTGCGCGTAGTAAAGGAACCGTCCCGTTTGTACGTTCTTGAGTGTCTTGGCTTGTTCTTGCTATCAAGACGAGCTATAAATAGTTGTTTTCTTTCTTCGGGCTCACGTTTGGATACATCAAAGCTAATGGTGAAATTTCTATGTGCTGCCACGCTATTGTCATGTATTTGGATAGTATCCTTCCCTTTTTTTAAATCGATATAAAAATCCTTATAAAATGTGTTGGATGGGAAGTAGACCTTCGCAGCTCCCAAATCAAAATTATTGGGCTTGTCCGCAATGATAAAATCGGTGGTTTTGGAAATATCCTTATTTACCTTGACAGTTTCTCTTTTTCCTTCTACGGGAATACGGAGCTCGGTAGTGTTTCCATGAAAATCGGATATGGTGATTTGTACTGCGTAAGAAAGTCCATCTTTGACCTCTATTTTACCGTTGTTATGCAACGTTTTGTATATGGCGAGTCTGTTATGTGGTTCTTTAAAGCATTTTTGGACTCGTTGTCTATACTTCCCAAAATGGGCATAGTCGATAAGGGTGTTGATATATCTTGTTTCTGTAAATGAAAACGTTTCAAAATCATACTCGGAGTATGTTTTGCCATTTACCGTTTGTCTCACCGAGTATACTCCATTTTGATTTGCGGCCAGATCTTGGCGGTCAAATCCGTTAAACCCAAAACCAATAGTTCCTATGGCGGTTACCTTATCGGCTAAAAAAGAACCGTCTGGCTGTTTGGTGAAGTTAAGTTGAATTTTTTCTGCACTCTGGTTCAGTACGGCTTCATCGGATAAGGGATATCCAAAAAGCCCTAAAAGGGTGGGGTTGGTTGCATCTCTAACTTCATAGCCGTATAAAAGTGGGTTGGTAGGCTTTTCGGTAACGCTGCTTCGTATTTCAAAATGTAGATGTGGGCCAGCGGAACCACCAGAATTACCGGAATACCCAATAGTATTTCCTTTAATAACTTTTAATTCTCCATAATCAGGGAAAACCTCGACTTCGAAAGATTGTTTCTTGTACTGGATTTTTTTAATATACGCCTCAATCTCTGGACTAAATTTTTGGAGGTGTGCATACACAGACGTATACCCATTGGGGTGAGCAATGTACAATGCTTTTCCATACCCCCATAGCGATACTTTAATTCGGGTTACCGTACCATCTGCAATGGTGAGTACAGGTAATCCCTCTCGCCTTTGTGTCTTTATGTCTATACCGGAATGAAAATGATTGGACCGCAGTTCACCAAAAGTACCGGATAAAATCAAAGGTATTTCTAGAGGGGAGCCAAATACATCTTGTGGATATTCTTTTTGGGAGAAAAGGGACATGGAGAGTAAAAAAACAACTCCAAAAAAATGAAAGCGCATACGATAGTTTATAATTACTTACGAAAGTAACCAATGTTTTGATTTGTAAAAAGGCTTTTGGAAAGCTTTGGAGAACCTTAAAGCATTACTTGAAGAATAAATCCTAAAAGTATTGCGAGGTTAGGCAAGGTTGGTTAACTTTGTGTGATACGCATTTGTGTTTGCATATGGGCGAACTAGTTGAAATTGTTGATTCTTTAGAAAACAAGGTAAGCAAGTTGTTGCACAAGCTAGAACTGTTGCAACAATCAAATACCAGATTACAAGAGGAATTGAATCTTGTAAAACAAGAAAACCAAAGTAAACAGAGCGCCGTAACGGATTGGGAAGAAAAATACAATTCCCTTAAAATGGCAAATACAATGTTGGGTAGTAATACAAGTAAAACAGAAGCTAAGCTTAAAATAAATACGTTAATACGCGAACTGGATGTTTGCATTGCCAAGCTTGCAGACTAGTTCGTTTATAGAAATATGGAGGAGAAGCTCAAAATAAAGCTTTCCATTGCAGATAGGGTATACCCACTGACAATAGATCCCAAACAAGAGGAAGGATTAAGGAAAGCGGCAAAAAACATTGATAATTTAGCCAAAAAGTTTGAGCAAAACTATGCAGTGCGTGACAAGCAAGACGTTTTGGCCATGTGCGCATTACAGTTTGCCTCTAAGATTGAGCAAGGCGGAATAGATCGTTCGGAAAATACCAAAGCCGCATTTGAGCGTTTAAGGGCTCTAAACGATTTGGTGCATTCCAAACTTGGCGAATAAGTTCTTTTAAATAAAATTATTGTTACTGCCCACATTGGTAATTATTTTTTGACAAACTCAACACTATTATATTTGAAAAGGGTGAGTTTAAGTTGTAAAAGCAGGCCCCACTCGTATGGGGATCCTTGAGCAGCTTGTTAGCCCTAAACCTGTAATTAGGAGTTTGTACAAAACTTCAGCCAATGTGGGCTTTTTTTTTAACCAAACATAATCAACATGGATAATACTATATTAATTATTGTAGCAGCGGTCGTGGGAGTGGTGATAGGTTTTGCAATTGCCAAAATGATGGAAAAGGGAAAGGCTACAAAAACCATTTCTGCAGCTAAAAAAGAAGCGCAGGATATTTTGAAAGAAGCTAAAAAAGAAGGGGAAAACATAAAAAAAGACAAAATATTTCAGGCCAAAGAACGGTTTTTAGAGTTGAAGGCAGAACATGAAAAAGTTATTATAAACAAGGATAAAAAAATTGCCGAAGCTGAAAAACGTACACGAGATAAAGAATCCCAAATCAGCAACGAACTCGCCAAAGGCAAAAAATTGAACGATCAACTGCAAGAGAAAATCAAGGATGTCAATTATAAAAGTGAGATTCTTGATAAAAAGCAGTCAGAGGTAGATAAATTGCACAAAAGCCAAGTGCAACAATTGGAAGTGATTTCCGGCCTTTCTGCAGAAGATGCAAAAAGCCAATTACTGGAATCCCTAAAAGAAACGGCTAAGACAGATGCGATGGCTTACCTTCAAACTACGTTGGAGGAGACTAAATTAACCGCACAGCAAGAAGCAAGGAAAATCGTAATCAATACCATTCAGCGTATTGGGACCGAGGAAGCTGTGGAAAACTGTGTATCTGTTTTTAATTTGGAATCCGATGATGTTAAAGGTCGTATAATTGGTAGGGAAGGGCGCAATATCCGTGCTCTTGAATCTGCTACCGGCGTAGAGATTATAGTTGATGATACACCAGAGGCCATTATCCTTTCTTGTTTTGATTCTGTTAGAAGGGAAGTTGCAAGACTTTCCTTGCATCGACTTGTAACCGATGGTAGAATACATCCTGCACGTATTGAGGAAATCGTTAAAAAGACCGAAAAACAAATCAATGAGGAAATTGTTGAAATAGGTAAGCGTACTGTAATTGATCTGGGGATACACGGTCTTCATCCAGAATTGATTAAAGCAGTAGGTCGTATGAAGTATCGTTCCTCTTATGGACAAAACCTATTGCAGCACTCAAGGGAAGTGGCTAAACTTTGTGGTGTAATGGCAGCAGAATTGGGCCTCAATCCTAAAATAGCCAAGCGTGCCGGATTATTGCACGATATTGGCAAAGTTCCCAATACCGAAGTAGAGGTAGAAACACCGCACGCGATACTAGGAATGCAGTGGGCACAAAAATATGGTGAGAACAAAGAGGTTTGCAACGCAATTGGTGCCCACCACGATGAGATAGAAATGAATACCTTGGTTTCTCCCATAGTACAGGTGTGCGATGCTATAAGCGGTGCCAGGCCGGGAGCTAGAAGACAGGTTTTGGATTCTTACATCCAAAGATTAAAAGATTTGGAAGATATCGCATTTGGATTTCATGGAGTTCAGAAAGCATATGCCATTCAAGCAGGTAGAGAATTACGTGTCATTGTGGAAAGTGAAAAGGTAAGCGATGATAAAGCGGCCGAGTTATCTTTTGAGATTTCCCAAAAAATTCAAACAGATATGACATATCCTGGTCAAGTTAAGGTAACGGTAATCAGAGAGACGCGATCTATAAACGTTGCCAAATAATTCGCTGACAATTATCATACTTTTCTAAACGGGAACTGGCTAACTTCATTGATATATTAAAACTATTAGAGATGAGAAAGCGAGTCCCAGTTTCCGAAATAATGACAAAAGACCTTATTACGCTTACAGTAGACAATGATTTGGTAAGTGCAGAGGAACTCTTTAAAAAATACAACATTAGACACATCCCAGTGGTAGATAAGGAAAGAGTTGTTGGGATGTTAAGTTACACAGACCTCTTACGGATAAGTTTCGCCGATGCGGTAGATGAAGACGAGGAAACAGTAGATACTATGGTCTACAACTTATTTACCATATCGCAGGTAATGGCAAGAGATGTAGTGAGCGTGTCGTCCAACACCACCATAAAAGAAGTTGCACAGTTTCTTGCACAAAAAGAGTTTCATGCGGTACCTGTTGTAGATGAAGGGAAACTTGTAGGTATTGTAACAACCACCGATCTTATAAACTACTTGTTGGACTTATATTGATGCAAAATATATTCACGGCTGGTATTGGTCGATAATTTATAATGGGTGTCTCCGCATACTTGTGCGAACTTTGTTTTCACTTTCTTTTTTGCTTGAAGAGCCATTCAAATAAAAAAGGTTCTCGTAAGGCTTTGCCCATTGCGAAATGACAATATGCCAAGTCACATGAATAGCTATATTCTGTATGAAAGCGTAGCTTGCCATCATTGATTTCTGCAAGAATTTCTTCTGTGGTCAGGTCGTAATCCACACCCCCAACTTTATGGGTATATACGTTATCATGACCATTGGCTTCAAATGTGGTAAATAGCTCTTGTGAATAAACTGCTCCATCATCGTTCCTATGAATAAAGTTCCATATGGGTAAAGTTTCAAAAGTTCCGTTTTCAATTTTGCTCTTGACAAATGATAGGGTTGATTCGCTCACAGCATTACTTAAAGGCACGATGGCAGCTATTCTATCCTGTAATTTTGCGCCTAGATACCAAGTTCCATCGCCTCCCATGGAATGACCGGTAATGTAGACCTTGTTCGTATCAATGTTTTCTGTTTTGATAAGATGGTCCAACAATTTTTCTACAAAATCGGAAGAAGCGGTATTTGACCATCCAAGATAATCTTCGTTATTTTCCCAAAGGGCTTCATGAAGATGAGGAGCAACAACATAGGCAGGGTACTTTTCCTGATTTTCTTTTTCTATCCATGCCAAGGCCATATAGCCAGTATGATCAACATTCAGAAACTTATCCTCGGGCGTAAGCAAATATTCTGATCCGTGTAATGCTATGATCAATGGGAATTTAGTGTTGGAACCTGCATTACTTTTTGGTTGAAAGAGATGGTAGGGAACAGCGGTATTCGTCAATGCATGCGTAAAACTCTGTTTTTCGAATTTATATTCAAAAGGTACTTCTGAATCAACATCTGGATTAGCATCTTGGTCTATTTCATTGACTTCTTCGTTGGTACAGGAAATTAAAGTTAGAAGAATAAACCAAATAAATGGTCGAAATTTATTCATGACATGTTTTATCCTAAAGACGCTCTTGTAAGGATAGGTTGCGTTAATTTACTTGGATTGACCTGTTTTAGCAGTAACATTTTGGACCAAAAGACTATTCATCAATTCAAAAAGTAGTATTGGTCAATTCTAAGTACTCTAAACTATTGAATATTCATAAATTGTTTATGCACTATAACTTATTGTAATGAAAAAACTTTCCCATTCATTTCTAATTATACTGGTAATCTTGTGGTAAGGACGATGCACCAAAAACTGAAGCTGTTGATTCCGAAGAAGAGAAAACGGTACATCTATAAAAAACATTTCCCCATCCGAAGGAGTAATCGGTTTAGATATTATAATTTCTAGAGATAATCTAGATAGTGATGAAAGCGATATTTCAATATCATTTAATGGTATTGTCGCAACCACCGACCTTATAAATTACTTATTGGATTTATATTGATATCTGGTAACTTATAGCTTTATGTTGGTTGATAATTCGTGAAGAATTATTTTGAATGTGCTTTAGAATAGGATTGGATGAACCCTGTTCTTCACTTTCTTTTTTGCTTGAAGAGCCATTCAAATAAAAAAGGTTCTCGTAAGGCTTTGCCCATTGCGAAATGACAATATGCCAAGTCACATGAATAGCTATATTCTGTATGAAAGCGTAGCTTGCCATCATTGATTTCTGCAAGAATTTCTTCAGTGGTCAAGTCATAATCCACACCTCCAACTTTATGGGTATATACATTATCATGACCATTGGCTTCAAATGTGGTAAAGAGCTCTTGTGAATAAACGGCTCCACCATCGTTTCTATGAATAAAATTCCATATAGGGAAATTTTCAAAAGTTCCGTTTTCAATTTTACTCTTGACAAATGACATGGTTGATTCGCTCACAGCATTACTTAAAGGCACGATGGCAGCTATTCTATCCTGTAATTTTGCGCCTAAATACCAAGTTCCATCGCCTCCCATGGAATGACCGGTAATATAGACCCTGTTCGTATCAATGTTTTCTGTTTTGATAAGATGGTCCAACAATTTTTCTACAAAATCGGAAGAAGCGGTATTTGACCATCCAAAATAATCCTCGTTATTTTCCCAAAGGGCTTCGTGAAGATGTGGAGCAACAACATATGCAGGGTACTTTTCCTGATTTTCTTTTTCTATCCATGCCAAGGCCATATAGCCAGTATAGTCTATGTTCAAAAAATCATCTTCGGGCGTGAGAAAATATTCCGCTCCGTGCAATGCTATGATCAAAGGGAATTTAGTGTTGGAACCTTCAGCATTTTTTGGTTCAAAAAGATGGTACGGAACAGCGGTATTTGTCAATGCATGCGTAAAACTTTCTTTTTCGAATTTATACTCAAAAGGTATCTCCGAATCAATA
The nucleotide sequence above comes from Flagellimonas sp. HMM57. Encoded proteins:
- the rny gene encoding ribonuclease Y, with translation MDNTILIIVAAVVGVVIGFAIAKMMEKGKATKTISAAKKEAQDILKEAKKEGENIKKDKIFQAKERFLELKAEHEKVIINKDKKIAEAEKRTRDKESQISNELAKGKKLNDQLQEKIKDVNYKSEILDKKQSEVDKLHKSQVQQLEVISGLSAEDAKSQLLESLKETAKTDAMAYLQTTLEETKLTAQQEARKIVINTIQRIGTEEAVENCVSVFNLESDDVKGRIIGREGRNIRALESATGVEIIVDDTPEAIILSCFDSVRREVARLSLHRLVTDGRIHPARIEEIVKKTEKQINEEIVEIGKRTVIDLGIHGLHPELIKAVGRMKYRSSYGQNLLQHSREVAKLCGVMAAELGLNPKIAKRAGLLHDIGKVPNTEVEVETPHAILGMQWAQKYGENKEVCNAIGAHHDEIEMNTLVSPIVQVCDAISGARPGARRQVLDSYIQRLKDLEDIAFGFHGVQKAYAIQAGRELRVIVESEKVSDDKAAELSFEISQKIQTDMTYPGQVKVTVIRETRSINVAK
- a CDS encoding cell division protein ZapA, with product MEEKLKIKLSIADRVYPLTIDPKQEEGLRKAAKNIDNLAKKFEQNYAVRDKQDVLAMCALQFASKIEQGGIDRSENTKAAFERLRALNDLVHSKLGE
- a CDS encoding CBS domain-containing protein produces the protein MRKRVPVSEIMTKDLITLTVDNDLVSAEELFKKYNIRHIPVVDKERVVGMLSYTDLLRISFADAVDEDEETVDTMVYNLFTISQVMARDVVSVSSNTTIKEVAQFLAQKEFHAVPVVDEGKLVGIVTTTDLINYLLDLY
- a CDS encoding M23 family metallopeptidase; this encodes MRFHFFGVVFLLSMSLFSQKEYPQDVFGSPLEIPLILSGTFGELRSNHFHSGIDIKTQRREGLPVLTIADGTVTRIKVSLWGYGKALYIAHPNGYTSVYAHLQKFSPEIEAYIKKIQYKKQSFEVEVFPDYGELKVIKGNTIGYSGNSGGSAGPHLHFEIRSSVTEKPTNPLLYGYEVRDATNPTLLGLFGYPLSDEAVLNQSAEKIQLNFTKQPDGSFLADKVTAIGTIGFGFNGFDRQDLAANQNGVYSVRQTVNGKTYSEYDFETFSFTETRYINTLIDYAHFGKYRQRVQKCFKEPHNRLAIYKTLHNNGKIEVKDGLSYAVQITISDFHGNTTELRIPVEGKRETVKVNKDISKTTDFIIADKPNNFDLGAAKVYFPSNTFYKDFYIDLKKGKDTIQIHDNSVAAHRNFTISFDVSKREPEERKQLFIARLDSKNKPRHSRTYKRDGSFTTRTKTFGTYTLAKDSVPPTIKARNFKEKQWLSNYSYLSLEIADDLSGVKTYNATLNGEWILMEYEPKTKTLTYNFDDKILNKTQCDLKVIVTDNVGNTSTFKSTFFRK